One part of the Rhodococcus oxybenzonivorans genome encodes these proteins:
- the bphC gene encoding biphenyl-2,3-diol 1,2-dioxygenase, translated as MTDIKGLGYVKIQTNDLERWRTFAFDVLGFAEGKGPDTDALYLRMDERAARIVIVPGDTDEVVTIGWEVRDHAGLVRVQEAVEGAGIAVKPLSVEEADARRVEEVVTFQDPTGATIEIFHGAVLDHSPVVTPFGAKFVTGAQGLGHVVLPVMDINGAFDFYTDVLGFLPRGAFRIPAPPEFGPMRVRFMGVNERHHSLALCPAPHGGAPGLVHIMVEVDTLDAVGQALDRVVKDGFSVSSTLGRHTNDKMVSFYVRAPGGWDIEFGTEGMKVDEKYYSAEEITADSYWGHDWSGSEPLAAM; from the coding sequence ATGACCGATATCAAGGGACTGGGTTACGTCAAGATCCAGACCAACGACCTCGAACGATGGCGCACGTTCGCGTTCGACGTCCTCGGCTTCGCCGAGGGCAAGGGCCCGGACACGGATGCCCTCTATCTCCGCATGGACGAGCGTGCCGCCCGCATCGTCATCGTTCCGGGAGACACCGACGAGGTGGTCACCATCGGGTGGGAGGTCCGCGATCATGCGGGCCTGGTGCGCGTGCAGGAAGCGGTCGAAGGCGCCGGGATCGCGGTGAAGCCGCTGTCGGTGGAAGAAGCGGACGCCCGCCGCGTCGAAGAGGTGGTCACCTTCCAGGACCCGACCGGGGCGACGATCGAGATCTTCCACGGCGCCGTCCTCGATCACTCTCCGGTGGTCACCCCGTTCGGCGCGAAGTTCGTGACCGGCGCGCAGGGACTCGGACATGTGGTGCTGCCGGTGATGGACATCAATGGGGCCTTCGACTTCTACACCGACGTGCTGGGGTTCCTGCCCCGCGGCGCCTTCCGGATCCCGGCGCCGCCGGAGTTCGGCCCGATGCGGGTTCGCTTCATGGGTGTCAACGAGCGGCACCACAGCCTGGCGCTGTGCCCCGCACCCCACGGCGGCGCCCCGGGACTGGTGCACATCATGGTGGAGGTCGACACACTCGACGCCGTCGGACAAGCCCTCGACCGGGTCGTGAAGGACGGGTTCTCCGTCTCTTCCACGCTGGGCCGGCACACCAACGACAAGATGGTGTCGTTCTACGTGCGTGCCCCCGGTGGCTGGGACATCGAGTTCGGCACCGAGGGCATGAAGGTGGACGAGAAGTACTACTCGGCCGAAGAGATCACCGCCGACAGCTACTGGGGCCATGACTGGTCCGGAAGCGAACCGCTGGCCGCCATGTAG
- a CDS encoding IclR family transcriptional regulator yields the protein MTTTLSPATPTAGLDRAALLLDAFDGPGRLTLAQIVRRTGLPRSSAHRMLERLVQLRWLRREGRDYELGMRLFELGSLAVHQDRLHRAALPFLHELHRLTGHAVHFAILEGIDVVYLEKIAGRFGVGLPSRVGGRQPAHCTSVGKVLLAHSSEDVVDRVVDAGLPRSTRFSIDSPAAFRAELQKTRERGAAYDREEDLVGVSCVAVPVGTEGNVVAAISVCGPSSQIKLDHRLTAPIRMAAKGTWRNYMATATPSAGRADRHSA from the coding sequence ATGACTACGACACTCAGCCCCGCAACCCCCACCGCCGGCCTCGATCGAGCCGCTCTTCTCCTCGACGCCTTCGACGGTCCGGGACGGCTCACCCTCGCCCAGATCGTGCGCCGCACGGGACTGCCGCGTTCCTCCGCGCACAGGATGCTCGAGCGGCTGGTGCAGCTGAGGTGGCTGAGACGTGAAGGTCGCGACTACGAACTCGGTATGCGACTGTTCGAGCTCGGTTCGCTCGCCGTGCACCAGGACCGACTGCACCGTGCCGCGCTTCCCTTCCTGCACGAACTGCACCGCCTCACCGGCCATGCCGTCCATTTCGCCATCCTCGAGGGCATCGACGTCGTGTATCTCGAGAAGATCGCCGGACGCTTCGGGGTCGGACTTCCGTCGCGGGTGGGCGGCCGCCAGCCCGCGCACTGTACGAGCGTGGGCAAAGTGCTGCTGGCCCATTCGTCCGAGGACGTGGTCGACCGCGTCGTCGACGCCGGGTTGCCGCGTAGCACGCGGTTCAGCATCGACTCACCTGCGGCCTTCCGCGCGGAGCTGCAGAAGACGCGCGAACGGGGAGCGGCGTACGACCGGGAAGAGGACCTCGTGGGCGTCAGCTGTGTTGCCGTGCCCGTGGGCACCGAGGGCAACGTGGTGGCGGCAATTTCCGTCTGCGGACCCAGCAGCCAGATCAAGCTCGACCACCGGCTGACCGCTCCGATCCGCATGGCGGCCAAAGGAACCTGGCGCAACTACATGGCGACCGCGACGCCGAGCGCAGGCCGCGCCGACCGGCATTCCGCCTGA
- a CDS encoding GntR family transcriptional regulator: protein MPSTLRRSKVPLYRQVQEVLERRLDGGSLRPGDKLPPETELAAELGVNRLTVRQAIGELTRAGRVVARQGAGTFVAQPPQHFPIELTPSYINDPDGMSHAFAAVGRHVTEFLVSSEVVLGGTAPEAEENLPGCRLRRIDTVLAVDGDPWFVNAYWLDDKRFRGITRLLGEGTPIYSVWNDAYRVRLRAAWRSFGAGSATPRVAELLDIPTGAAVVLRDGLNLDEDGKATVYINRSCRSDRVRFVANYVAET from the coding sequence ATGCCGAGCACTCTTCGTCGCAGCAAGGTCCCCCTCTACCGGCAGGTGCAGGAGGTGCTGGAGCGCCGGCTCGACGGCGGATCGCTTCGCCCGGGAGACAAGTTGCCACCTGAAACCGAACTTGCGGCTGAGCTCGGCGTCAACAGACTCACGGTGCGCCAGGCCATCGGTGAACTCACCAGGGCAGGCCGCGTCGTCGCACGGCAGGGCGCCGGAACATTCGTCGCTCAGCCGCCGCAACATTTTCCGATCGAGCTGACGCCCAGCTACATCAATGATCCGGATGGCATGAGCCACGCCTTCGCCGCGGTCGGGCGGCACGTCACCGAGTTCCTCGTCTCGAGTGAGGTGGTCCTCGGCGGCACCGCCCCCGAAGCCGAGGAGAATCTGCCCGGCTGCAGGCTCCGCCGCATCGACACTGTCCTCGCGGTGGACGGTGATCCCTGGTTCGTCAACGCTTACTGGTTGGACGACAAGCGCTTTCGCGGTATCACTCGCCTCCTCGGCGAGGGAACACCGATCTACTCGGTGTGGAACGACGCTTACAGAGTGCGCCTTCGGGCCGCGTGGCGTTCGTTCGGAGCCGGCTCGGCCACGCCGCGGGTCGCGGAGCTGCTCGACATTCCCACCGGCGCCGCCGTCGTCCTACGCGATGGGCTGAATCTCGACGAGGACGGCAAGGCCACCGTCTACATCAACCGGTCGTGCCGCAGCGACCGAGTGCGGTTCGTGGCCAATTACGTCGCGGAGACATAA